In Persicimonas caeni, a single window of DNA contains:
- the dnaK gene encoding molecular chaperone DnaK, with amino-acid sequence MERERVIGIDLGTTNSCVAVVEAGVPKVISNKGGYKTTPSIVAITESGRRLVGQMAKRQAITNSRHTVYASKRLIGRKWGSAEVRHCMETCPYDIVPGPHEDVRIKLRGKEYSLPEISSMILQEMKLVAEEYLGEEPEKAVVTVPAYFNDSQRQATKDAGRIAGLDIVRIINEPTAASLAYGFGKEIDATVAIYDLGGGTFDISLLEITEGVFDVLSTAGDTFLGGEDFDARIIEHLAYDFARDHKVDLRKDEMALQRLRDAAEKAKIELSSMNETEISLPFIYTKEDGEALHLQTTLSRDKFEELAADLIQRTIKICEATLQEAELDIEDIDDVILVGGMTRMPKIQAEVEAYFGKAPSKSVHPDEAVAIGAAIQGSALYDDEEDILLLDVTPHSLGIMVHGGGFEKLIEANSTIPTSHSHIFTTVRENQTSVKIVVMQGESPKAEENELLGEFILSGLRRAPAGEVEIEVEFEISSDGIVSVSATDLDTGTEQSITVTASSSLTEEEIQQMIEENQDYLMELKQGEELEKHRAHIRKTIRDIEKLMDQLEDSSSPMASGAREKAGEAVSRARNALESNNLESMIATGDALDRALQAFRGVVEQA; translated from the coding sequence ATGGAACGCGAGCGTGTAATCGGTATCGACCTGGGAACGACCAACTCGTGTGTTGCAGTCGTCGAAGCAGGAGTGCCGAAGGTCATCTCGAACAAGGGCGGCTACAAGACCACTCCGAGCATTGTAGCTATCACCGAGTCGGGCCGGCGTCTGGTCGGTCAGATGGCCAAGCGTCAAGCGATCACCAACAGTCGTCACACGGTGTATGCTTCCAAGCGACTCATTGGGCGTAAGTGGGGCTCGGCCGAGGTGCGCCACTGCATGGAGACGTGCCCCTACGACATCGTGCCGGGGCCGCACGAGGACGTGCGCATCAAGCTTCGCGGCAAGGAGTACAGCCTGCCCGAAATCTCGAGCATGATCTTGCAAGAGATGAAGCTCGTCGCCGAGGAGTATCTGGGCGAGGAGCCCGAAAAGGCCGTCGTGACTGTGCCGGCGTATTTCAACGACTCGCAGCGCCAGGCGACCAAGGACGCCGGTCGCATCGCGGGGCTCGACATCGTTCGCATCATCAACGAGCCGACGGCGGCCTCGTTGGCCTACGGGTTTGGCAAAGAGATCGACGCCACGGTCGCGATTTACGACCTGGGCGGCGGTACTTTCGATATCTCGTTGCTCGAGATCACCGAGGGGGTCTTCGACGTCTTGTCGACTGCCGGAGATACCTTCTTGGGCGGCGAGGATTTCGACGCCCGCATCATCGAGCACCTGGCGTACGATTTTGCTCGCGACCACAAGGTCGACCTCCGCAAAGACGAGATGGCGCTGCAGCGGCTGCGTGATGCCGCCGAGAAGGCGAAGATCGAGCTTTCGTCGATGAACGAAACCGAGATCAGCCTGCCGTTCATCTACACCAAAGAAGACGGCGAGGCGCTCCACCTGCAGACCACGCTGTCCCGCGACAAGTTCGAAGAGCTCGCCGCAGACCTCATCCAGCGTACCATCAAAATCTGTGAGGCAACGCTGCAAGAGGCCGAACTCGACATCGAAGACATCGACGATGTCATTTTGGTCGGCGGCATGACGCGTATGCCCAAGATTCAAGCCGAGGTGGAGGCTTATTTCGGCAAAGCGCCCTCGAAGAGCGTTCACCCCGACGAAGCGGTCGCTATCGGCGCGGCCATTCAGGGCTCGGCGCTCTACGATGACGAGGAAGACATCCTGTTGCTGGACGTGACGCCGCACAGCCTGGGCATCATGGTTCACGGCGGCGGCTTCGAGAAGCTCATCGAGGCCAACTCGACCATCCCCACCAGCCACAGCCACATCTTCACGACGGTTCGCGAAAATCAGACCTCGGTAAAAATCGTGGTCATGCAAGGCGAGAGTCCCAAAGCCGAGGAGAATGAACTTCTGGGAGAGTTCATTCTGAGCGGACTTCGGCGCGCTCCTGCCGGCGAGGTTGAAATCGAGGTCGAGTTCGAAATTAGCTCCGATGGTATCGTCAGCGTCTCGGCGACCGACCTCGACACGGGCACCGAGCAGTCGATCACAGTCACTGCCTCGAGCAGCCTGACTGAAGAAGAGATTCAGCAGATGATCGAGGAGAACCAAGATTACCTCATGGAGCTCAAGCAAGGGGAGGAGCTCGAGAAGCACCGCGCCCATATCCGCAAGACCATTCGCGACATCGAAAAGCTGATGGACCAGCTCGAAGACTCCAGCTCGCCGATGGCGAGCGGGGCGCGCGAGAAGGCCGGGGAGGCCGTTTCGCGGGCGCGCAACGCGCTCGAGAGCAACAATCTGGAGTCGATGATCGCCACGGGTGACGCGCTCGACCGAGCTTTGCAAGCCTTCCGTGGTGTTGTCGAACAGGCTTGA
- the hslV gene encoding ATP-dependent protease subunit HslV, whose protein sequence is MFDATTILSVRRGNHVVLAGDGQVTMGEKVVMKHTARKLRRLHDGRVLCGFAGSTADAMTLYEKLEGKLKSYNGNLTRAAVELAKDWRTDKMLRRLEALLIAADTEQTLVISGTGDVIEPEEGVAAIGSGGSYALSAARALVRHTDMGPAEIAEAAMRIAAEICVFTNDQISVEELSPEG, encoded by the coding sequence ATGTTTGATGCAACCACCATATTGAGCGTGCGACGCGGCAACCACGTGGTGCTGGCCGGCGATGGCCAGGTGACCATGGGCGAGAAGGTCGTGATGAAGCACACGGCCCGCAAGCTGCGCCGGCTGCACGACGGGCGCGTGTTGTGCGGTTTCGCCGGCTCGACGGCCGACGCGATGACGCTGTACGAGAAGCTCGAGGGCAAGCTCAAGAGTTATAACGGCAACCTGACGCGAGCGGCGGTCGAGTTGGCCAAAGATTGGCGCACCGACAAGATGTTGCGTCGCCTCGAGGCGCTGCTGATCGCTGCGGACACCGAGCAGACGCTGGTCATCAGCGGCACGGGCGATGTCATCGAGCCCGAAGAGGGCGTCGCCGCCATCGGGAGCGGCGGAAGCTACGCGCTGTCGGCTGCGCGCGCACTGGTGCGCCACACCGACATGGGCCCCGCCGAGATCGCCGAGGCGGCCATGCGCATCGCCGCCGAGATTTGTGTGTTCACCAATGATCAGATCAGCGTTGAAGAGCTGAGTCCGGAGGGATGA
- a CDS encoding J domain-containing protein translates to MIDENAAPTPNPGVDFSSLSPSPTPEQYFLLSRLDGKLTVGELCKISGMGRQRTLEALEALATSGVIDLPGFTPPTNPSDAASSSAGADSSVTETAQARPSNKKRANKKGRADKGAKSSRNSRSSKKSSKKKKVEPNYPIPLEQFEFDERLLSQDVVLDDAHRRELICLHAQMSQMTFYDIFGLDSDASKKDIKKAYFRMSKRYHPDKFFRKEMGDFGPMLETVFKEITKAYRTLSSKRKRKDYDSELAAQTSEVRQSNPGVAAQTSSHGQPASDVDPGEQNKRKAAAVLLMRRAEKLQAQGEYSAAAGEYRKALALNRDGELAVRVACMLLDEAEMAKDALSFGRAALKLDADEASARLVLARAHEALGAESSAITEYEKVLLVSPEHPRAKARLQELGANG, encoded by the coding sequence TTGATCGACGAAAACGCAGCTCCAACACCCAACCCGGGCGTCGACTTTAGCTCGCTGTCCCCGTCTCCTACGCCGGAGCAGTATTTTCTGCTGTCTCGGCTCGACGGGAAGCTGACCGTGGGCGAGTTGTGCAAGATCAGCGGAATGGGCCGCCAGCGCACCTTGGAGGCTCTCGAAGCGCTTGCGACGTCCGGTGTAATCGACCTGCCGGGTTTCACCCCTCCGACGAATCCGTCGGACGCGGCGAGTTCGTCTGCCGGGGCCGACTCTTCGGTCACGGAGACTGCTCAGGCGCGCCCGTCGAACAAAAAGCGGGCGAACAAGAAAGGTCGCGCAGACAAGGGGGCGAAGTCCTCCCGCAACTCGCGGTCGAGCAAAAAGAGCTCCAAGAAGAAGAAGGTCGAGCCGAACTATCCGATTCCTCTCGAGCAATTCGAGTTCGACGAGCGTTTGCTCAGCCAAGACGTCGTTCTCGACGACGCACACCGTCGCGAGCTGATTTGCCTGCACGCGCAAATGTCTCAGATGACCTTCTATGATATCTTCGGTCTCGACTCCGATGCGTCGAAGAAGGACATCAAGAAGGCGTATTTCCGCATGTCGAAGCGCTATCACCCCGACAAGTTTTTCCGCAAAGAGATGGGCGACTTCGGACCCATGCTCGAGACGGTCTTCAAGGAGATCACGAAGGCTTATCGGACCCTGTCGAGCAAGCGAAAGCGCAAAGATTACGACAGCGAGCTTGCCGCGCAGACTAGCGAAGTGCGCCAGAGCAATCCCGGCGTAGCGGCGCAGACCAGCTCTCATGGCCAACCCGCCAGCGACGTCGACCCGGGCGAGCAAAACAAACGCAAGGCCGCGGCGGTCCTGTTGATGAGGCGCGCCGAGAAGCTGCAAGCTCAAGGCGAGTATTCGGCCGCGGCCGGCGAGTATCGCAAGGCGCTGGCGCTGAATCGCGACGGCGAGTTGGCCGTGCGCGTGGCATGCATGCTGCTCGACGAGGCCGAGATGGCCAAAGACGCTTTGTCGTTTGGACGCGCGGCTCTGAAGCTTGATGCCGATGAGGCCAGTGCTCGTTTGGTGCTGGCCCGGGCCCACGAGGCGCTCGGAGCAGAGTCGTCGGCCATCACAGAGTACGAAAAAGTGTTGCTCGTATCTCCCGAGCATCCCAGGGCGAAGGCCCGTCTACAAGAGTTAGGCGCCAACGGTTAA
- the hslU gene encoding ATP-dependent protease ATPase subunit HslU has protein sequence MDFDSEQDLTPREIVAQLDRYIVGQKDAKRAVAVALRNRWRRRQIEDDLRDEIMPKNIIMIGPTGVGKTEIARRLARLARAPFLKVEASKFTEVGYVGRDVESMVRDLLELGINLVKAEAEKKVETRAREAAEERIIEKLEGRINPRRPLDQSDDDRKTFIAGADGVVQSDEGPLDERELLLRRLRDGDLDEEYVEVEVADQHNPMADMFAGQPGMEDMDLGNVLGNIFPSRRKRKRVKVKEAMRLLIKEESSRLIDMDQIVTEALKRTEQGGIIFLDELDKIAGRESKHGPDVSREGVQRDLLPIVEGSSVTTKYGVVSTDHILFIAAGAFHVSKPSDLIPELQGRFPIRVELNSLTQDDFRRILTEPQNSLTRQYAELLRPEGLDIQFKDDAIVTIAEMAFRVNETLENIGARRLHTIMERVFEELAFDAPDMDEDEVVITSEYVHDKLEGILQDEDLSRYIL, from the coding sequence ATGGACTTCGACAGCGAACAAGATCTCACCCCGCGTGAAATCGTCGCCCAGCTCGATCGCTATATCGTGGGACAGAAGGACGCCAAGCGCGCGGTCGCCGTGGCGTTGCGCAACCGTTGGCGTCGCCGCCAGATCGAAGATGATCTGCGCGACGAAATCATGCCCAAGAATATCATCATGATCGGGCCCACGGGGGTTGGTAAGACCGAGATCGCCCGGCGCCTGGCGCGCCTGGCGCGCGCGCCGTTTTTGAAGGTCGAGGCTTCCAAATTCACCGAGGTGGGCTACGTCGGCCGCGACGTCGAGAGCATGGTGCGCGACCTGCTCGAGCTGGGCATCAACCTGGTCAAGGCCGAGGCCGAGAAGAAGGTGGAGACGCGTGCTCGTGAGGCCGCCGAAGAGCGCATCATCGAGAAGCTCGAAGGGCGCATCAACCCGCGTCGCCCGCTCGACCAGAGCGACGACGACCGCAAAACGTTCATCGCCGGCGCCGACGGCGTCGTCCAGAGCGACGAGGGGCCGCTCGACGAGCGCGAGTTGCTGCTCCGCCGCCTGCGCGACGGCGATCTCGACGAAGAGTACGTCGAGGTCGAGGTGGCCGACCAGCACAACCCGATGGCCGACATGTTCGCCGGCCAGCCTGGCATGGAGGATATGGACCTGGGCAACGTGCTCGGCAATATCTTTCCGAGCCGGCGCAAGCGAAAGCGCGTCAAGGTCAAGGAGGCGATGCGCCTGCTCATCAAAGAGGAGTCGTCCCGGCTCATCGACATGGACCAGATCGTCACCGAGGCGCTCAAGCGCACCGAGCAGGGCGGCATCATCTTCCTCGACGAGCTCGACAAAATCGCGGGGCGCGAGTCCAAGCACGGCCCCGACGTCTCCCGCGAAGGAGTCCAGCGCGATCTTCTGCCCATCGTCGAGGGCTCGTCGGTGACCACCAAGTATGGCGTCGTCTCCACCGACCACATTTTGTTCATCGCTGCCGGCGCCTTTCACGTGAGCAAGCCTTCGGATCTAATCCCCGAGCTGCAGGGGCGCTTCCCGATTCGTGTCGAGCTCAACAGCCTGACGCAGGATGATTTCCGCCGCATCCTCACCGAGCCGCAGAACAGCCTGACGCGCCAATACGCCGAGTTGCTGCGCCCCGAGGGCCTCGACATTCAATTCAAAGACGACGCCATCGTCACCATCGCCGAGATGGCGTTTCGGGTGAACGAGACGCTCGAGAATATCGGCGCACGCCGGCTGCACACGATCATGGAGCGCGTCTTCGAAGAGCTGGCCTTCGACGCGCCGGACATGGACGAGGACGAGGTGGTCATCACCTCCGAGTACGTGCACGACAAGCTCGAGGGGATCCTTCAAGATGAAGACCTGTCGCGCTACATTCTGTAA
- a CDS encoding serine hydrolase domain-containing protein yields MRCAFALVLLWSLTAIGCSGSDLPQAARTQCVAPEMTAESTLSRRDELQQFVDRSVSAGLPGMVMLVETPEGLWAGAAGLADIERGVPFGRCTPSRIGSVTKTFTATLVLRLVERGLVELDEPAHSYLPRRIMDGLPNARRVTVRQLLNHTSGIPSYTDDLGFGTAFLNEPDREWTVGELLDFVRGDDPLWAPGAKYEYSNTNFVLLGRLAESVTGRSLQELMTEEIFGPAELATAHFDPDNIIPAGAARGYIDLYGGGTITESTNYLIGGYADGGIVATAYDLLRFSRSLFGEVLLARATLDEMTTSVAVPEPEYGLTRYGLGLRYWETDCGGAWGHTGGSWGYLAEMFYFPTQDTTVVVLVNGSLGEINEKFDEQVHQEIPELLFGSGSENAVDH; encoded by the coding sequence ATGAGATGTGCCTTCGCACTGGTGCTGTTGTGGAGCCTTACGGCGATTGGTTGTAGCGGCTCGGACCTGCCGCAGGCGGCTCGTACGCAATGTGTGGCGCCGGAGATGACTGCCGAGTCGACATTGTCGCGCCGAGACGAGTTGCAGCAGTTTGTCGACCGAAGCGTGAGCGCCGGACTGCCTGGTATGGTGATGCTCGTCGAGACGCCCGAAGGGCTTTGGGCCGGGGCGGCCGGCCTCGCCGACATCGAACGTGGAGTGCCGTTTGGTCGATGTACACCGAGCCGTATCGGCAGCGTGACCAAAACCTTCACGGCCACGCTGGTCTTGCGGCTGGTCGAGAGGGGGCTCGTCGAGCTCGACGAGCCTGCGCACTCGTATTTGCCCAGACGCATCATGGACGGTTTGCCGAACGCCCGGCGAGTGACGGTACGCCAGCTCCTCAATCACACCAGTGGCATCCCTAGCTATACCGACGACCTCGGCTTTGGAACTGCGTTCTTGAATGAGCCGGATCGAGAGTGGACGGTGGGCGAACTGCTCGACTTCGTGCGTGGGGACGACCCGTTGTGGGCACCGGGGGCCAAGTATGAGTACTCGAACACCAATTTCGTTTTGTTGGGGCGTCTGGCCGAGTCGGTCACCGGTCGCTCCCTCCAGGAGCTAATGACCGAGGAGATCTTTGGGCCTGCGGAACTGGCCACGGCGCACTTCGACCCGGACAACATCATTCCGGCTGGGGCCGCGCGCGGCTACATCGACCTGTACGGTGGCGGCACGATCACCGAGTCGACCAATTACCTCATCGGAGGGTACGCCGACGGAGGGATTGTGGCGACGGCCTACGATCTGCTTCGTTTTAGCCGATCCTTGTTCGGCGAGGTGTTGCTGGCGCGGGCGACGCTCGATGAGATGACCACCTCGGTGGCGGTGCCCGAACCGGAGTACGGCCTGACACGCTACGGCCTCGGATTGCGGTATTGGGAGACGGATTGTGGCGGGGCCTGGGGGCACACGGGGGGATCTTGGGGATACCTAGCCGAGATGTTCTACTTTCCAACCCAGGACACGACCGTCGTGGTGTTGGTCAACGGAAGCTTGGGCGAGATCAACGAAAAATTCGACGAACAAGTCCACCAGGAGATACCCGAGCTGCTCTTCGGCTCGGGCTCGGAAAACGCAGTCGACCATTGA
- a CDS encoding HD-GYP domain-containing protein encodes MSNDLDQQLVSGQEAEVDLSDPQVFGKMFVDSIYKIMKVASIYNIDHNQTRIAVDEFMTTFGRAVRYTEDGNISVVIRDELAIVNGETLRLRHRAQKRLNEMRDLFASGEIRGLVLRQGLQTSQLVQFLGELKRVSNIDDNMEGVDIPNIRIEHGMPNRSIREALSNVNKSMYVAHVYIRGLVKTRNAHKTVRERQSADIPTGVIRRIMQSISELLGDEDFTILGLLPLRMVPPDLSSHSFNSAIYAMLLADRIGLPANIVTYVGMAVIYQDLDRLVGISVGQRDQDAGLGDKQQFQSNLRDVAKMLERVHGDVISTLRILLTYERGCDFKTAVSRPFYRSKRKLHLVTRIIDLARTYDLLIQGLQGYKQRRPDLAIQYVQSRAGESFDPTLVELMVSTLGIYPIGTTIQLTSGENAIVIRTPAPSADPRRPVVRLLDRANPTVIDLSEPRFADIEIAHSIDLEADEVNAASEVFLLS; translated from the coding sequence ATGAGCAATGATCTCGACCAACAACTCGTCAGCGGCCAAGAGGCCGAGGTGGATCTGAGCGACCCGCAGGTCTTCGGAAAGATGTTCGTCGACAGCATCTACAAGATCATGAAGGTCGCCTCGATCTACAACATCGACCACAACCAGACCCGCATCGCGGTCGACGAGTTCATGACCACCTTCGGTCGCGCCGTGCGCTACACCGAAGATGGCAACATCTCCGTGGTGATTCGCGACGAGTTGGCGATCGTCAACGGCGAAACCCTCCGTCTTCGGCACCGCGCGCAGAAGCGTCTCAACGAGATGCGCGATCTGTTCGCCTCCGGCGAGATTCGCGGCTTGGTGCTCCGCCAAGGGCTGCAAACCAGCCAACTCGTCCAGTTTCTCGGGGAGCTCAAGCGCGTCTCGAATATTGACGACAACATGGAGGGGGTCGACATCCCCAACATTCGCATCGAGCATGGCATGCCCAATCGCTCGATTCGCGAGGCGTTGTCGAACGTCAACAAGTCGATGTACGTCGCCCACGTCTATATTCGTGGCTTGGTCAAGACGCGCAACGCCCACAAGACGGTGCGCGAGCGCCAGAGCGCCGACATCCCCACCGGCGTCATCCGCCGGATCATGCAATCGATCTCGGAGCTTTTGGGCGACGAAGACTTCACGATTCTAGGCTTGCTGCCGCTTCGAATGGTCCCGCCGGATTTGAGTTCACACTCCTTCAACTCGGCGATTTACGCGATGCTGCTGGCCGACCGTATCGGTCTTCCGGCCAATATCGTGACCTACGTGGGCATGGCGGTGATCTACCAAGACCTCGACCGGCTGGTCGGGATTTCGGTGGGCCAGCGCGACCAAGATGCCGGGCTGGGTGATAAGCAACAGTTCCAGTCGAACTTGCGCGACGTCGCCAAGATGCTCGAGCGCGTCCATGGTGACGTGATCTCGACGCTGCGTATCCTGTTGACCTACGAGCGCGGTTGCGACTTCAAAACGGCGGTCTCTCGCCCGTTCTACCGGTCGAAGCGCAAGCTGCACCTGGTCACGCGCATCATCGACCTCGCGCGCACCTACGATCTGCTCATTCAGGGACTGCAGGGCTACAAGCAGCGACGCCCGGACCTGGCGATTCAGTACGTCCAAAGCCGAGCCGGCGAGTCCTTCGACCCCACCCTCGTCGAGTTGATGGTCTCCACGCTGGGCATCTACCCCATCGGCACGACCATTCAGCTGACCAGCGGTGAGAACGCCATCGTCATTCGCACCCCGGCGCCCTCGGCCGATCCACGCCGCCCTGTCGTGCGCCTACTCGACCGCGCCAACCCCACGGTCATCGACCTTTCCGAGCCGCGCTTCGCCGACATCGAGATCGCACACTCCATCGATCTCGAAGCCGACGAAGTCAACGCAGCCTCGGAAGTCTTCCTGTTGTCCTAA
- a CDS encoding ABC1 kinase family protein, with amino-acid sequence MLAGTSFTVLFTMVAIVALELLSHGRSAPGVPRLPGLPHPLRSLRRRLTVASRFTEVTRLLVRHGLGDYVGLGRGAGAKPPPEALRWVREFLEEAGGMFVKLGQLLSTRVDLIPPSAAREFTRLQEHASPADPDAVRQLLEAELGRPVDEVFSEFDWEPLASASLGQVHAARLPTGEEVAVKVQRPGIAAAVDRDLAIISRLAETIETHTEWGRDFGVSEIADEFAARLREELDYRLEASRAIKVAAALESTPKIHVHRVWEELSTAKVLVMERLAGTSVGKLAPGEAVQDADMAARRQLADALLSAELELMLSGERFHADPHPGNVFVLDDGRLGLLDFGAAGRLDAFERASIAAMLGALRSGDPALLRQAIFEVADVRADVDTSSFDRALARFMAEYMSSDATPGGAALGELVSIFAAHGLRLPSTTTTMFRALVTLEGTLNMLAPGYEVVAAAERVGHRMVREAVLSGSLKDVLEDEVLQLIPLLRRMPRHLDRLATLAEQGELRARVSLLSDREDVAVVSRLVNRGVLALTGCSLGVASALLLGIDAGPAVTARISLIELLGGFGLAAGAVLVLRVVLAALREGQSSTHGSRT; translated from the coding sequence CGCGATTGCCCGGCCTTCCCCACCCGCTGAGAAGCTTGCGACGCAGACTGACCGTGGCAAGCAGGTTCACCGAAGTGACCCGTCTGTTGGTGCGGCACGGGCTGGGTGATTATGTGGGGCTCGGGCGCGGTGCAGGGGCCAAACCTCCACCAGAGGCGCTGCGTTGGGTGCGCGAGTTTCTCGAAGAGGCCGGTGGCATGTTCGTCAAGCTCGGTCAACTTCTGTCGACGCGCGTCGACCTCATTCCACCTTCGGCAGCGCGCGAGTTCACCAGGTTGCAGGAGCACGCCTCTCCGGCCGATCCCGACGCAGTACGCCAGTTGCTCGAGGCGGAGTTGGGCCGACCGGTCGACGAGGTCTTTAGCGAGTTTGACTGGGAGCCGCTGGCGTCGGCGTCGCTCGGGCAGGTTCACGCTGCACGCCTGCCCACTGGCGAGGAGGTTGCCGTCAAAGTCCAGCGACCGGGTATTGCCGCGGCGGTCGACCGCGACTTGGCAATCATCAGCCGCCTCGCCGAGACAATCGAGACGCACACGGAGTGGGGACGAGACTTTGGCGTGAGTGAGATCGCCGACGAGTTTGCCGCGCGACTGCGTGAGGAGCTCGACTACCGTCTGGAGGCCTCCCGCGCGATCAAAGTCGCGGCGGCTCTCGAATCAACGCCGAAGATCCACGTACACCGGGTCTGGGAGGAGTTGTCGACCGCGAAGGTGCTCGTCATGGAACGTCTCGCAGGGACGAGCGTTGGAAAACTCGCGCCAGGCGAGGCTGTCCAAGACGCAGATATGGCCGCGCGCCGGCAATTGGCCGACGCATTGCTTAGCGCCGAACTCGAGTTGATGCTCTCCGGCGAGCGTTTTCACGCCGACCCGCACCCTGGCAACGTCTTCGTGTTGGACGATGGGCGGCTCGGGTTGCTCGATTTTGGCGCGGCTGGCCGTCTCGATGCCTTCGAGCGTGCCTCCATCGCAGCGATGCTCGGGGCGCTTCGGTCGGGGGACCCGGCATTGCTTCGCCAAGCGATTTTCGAAGTCGCCGATGTACGCGCCGATGTCGATACCTCGAGCTTCGATCGGGCGCTGGCTCGTTTCATGGCCGAATACATGTCCTCCGACGCGACTCCTGGTGGCGCCGCCCTCGGTGAACTCGTGAGTATCTTTGCCGCACACGGGCTGAGGCTTCCGTCGACGACGACCACGATGTTTCGGGCTCTGGTGACCTTGGAGGGGACGCTGAACATGTTGGCCCCCGGCTACGAAGTCGTCGCGGCGGCCGAGCGAGTAGGTCACCGGATGGTGCGCGAGGCCGTTCTTTCGGGCTCCTTAAAGGACGTGCTCGAGGACGAGGTGCTCCAGCTGATTCCGCTGCTGCGCCGCATGCCTCGTCATTTGGACCGGCTCGCCACGCTCGCCGAGCAAGGGGAGTTGCGCGCCCGAGTCAGCTTATTGTCCGACAGGGAGGACGTGGCTGTTGTTTCTCGGTTGGTCAACCGTGGCGTGTTGGCGCTCACCGGCTGCAGCCTTGGGGTCGCGTCGGCGCTGCTGCTTGGCATCGATGCGGGACCGGCTGTCACCGCTAGGATCAGCCTCATCGAGTTACTGGGAGGTTTCGGGCTGGCCGCCGGTGCCGTGTTGGTGTTGCGGGTGGTGCTAGCGGCGCTTCGCGAGGGGCAGAGCAGTACGCATGGCTCGCGCACATGA
- a CDS encoding acetylornithine transaminase: protein MSRTTDELLSAGDRRNSPSYAPARMILDHGEGVRLYDREGNEYLDFVAGIAVNCLGYNHPRLTEAICSQAERLLHVSNLFYTAEQIDLMDALCERSFADRVFFCNSGAEANEAAMKLARRYQKVVAGKPEKFQIVTMKKSFHGRTMGAITATGQPKYHAGFEPMLPGFDYAEFNNLESVAAKVGEQTAAVVVEPVQGEGGIRPAEPAFLEGLRELCDEHGALLIFDEVQTGVGRTGTLFAYQGYGVTPDIICLAKALGGGTPIGAMMATEQVFEGWTKGSHASTFGGNPLVCRAALTVLEEIDDQELLANARERGDQLRRGLVALAERFPVILDVRGRGLMVGAECGEAARDIYLECRNQGLLINTAGGDTLRFVPPLIITEDDVEEALSRLERALEVSQSE from the coding sequence ATGAGCCGTACCACCGACGAGCTACTCTCCGCCGGCGACCGCCGGAACTCTCCCTCGTATGCCCCCGCGCGCATGATCCTCGACCATGGCGAGGGCGTGCGCCTTTACGACCGCGAAGGCAACGAATATCTCGACTTCGTGGCCGGCATCGCGGTCAACTGTCTGGGGTACAACCACCCGCGCCTCACCGAGGCGATTTGCTCGCAGGCCGAGCGTCTGTTGCACGTGTCGAACCTGTTCTACACCGCCGAGCAAATCGACCTGATGGACGCGCTGTGTGAGCGCTCGTTCGCCGACCGCGTCTTCTTCTGCAACTCGGGCGCCGAGGCCAACGAGGCGGCCATGAAGCTGGCGCGCCGCTACCAGAAGGTGGTAGCCGGCAAGCCCGAGAAGTTCCAAATCGTGACGATGAAAAAGTCGTTCCATGGGCGCACCATGGGAGCGATCACGGCGACCGGTCAGCCCAAATATCACGCCGGGTTCGAGCCGATGCTCCCCGGCTTCGACTACGCCGAGTTCAACAACTTGGAGAGCGTCGCCGCAAAGGTCGGTGAGCAGACCGCCGCGGTGGTCGTCGAGCCGGTGCAAGGCGAGGGCGGTATCCGTCCGGCCGAGCCGGCGTTTCTCGAGGGGCTTCGCGAATTATGCGACGAGCACGGCGCGCTGCTGATCTTCGACGAAGTCCAGACGGGCGTGGGCCGCACCGGTACGCTGTTTGCCTACCAGGGCTATGGGGTGACTCCCGACATCATCTGCTTGGCCAAAGCGCTGGGCGGCGGCACCCCGATCGGCGCGATGATGGCGACCGAACAAGTCTTCGAAGGTTGGACCAAGGGAAGTCACGCAAGCACCTTTGGGGGCAACCCGCTGGTCTGCCGCGCGGCGTTGACCGTGCTCGAGGAGATCGACGACCAAGAGCTTCTTGCCAATGCCCGTGAACGAGGCGATCAGCTGCGCCGGGGTCTCGTCGCACTCGCCGAACGCTTTCCGGTGATCCTCGACGTGCGCGGCCGAGGGTTGATGGTCGGCGCCGAGTGCGGGGAGGCGGCTCGCGATATCTACCTCGAATGCCGCAATCAGGGCCTGCTCATCAACACCGCGGGCGGCGATACCCTGCGATTCGTCCCGCCGTTGATTATCACCGAGGACGATGTCGAGGAGGCACTCTCGAGGCTGGAGCGTGCGCTCGAGGTTTCCCAGTCCGAGTGA